In Arthrobacter sp. B3I4, the following proteins share a genomic window:
- the nrdR gene encoding transcriptional regulator NrdR: MYCPFCRNPDSRVVDSRIADDGSAIRRRRQCPECGRRFTTVETTSLTVIKRSGVGEPFSRSKVINGVRKACQGRPVTEDDLAMLAQEVEESIRASGAAEIDAHEVGLAILNPLQRLDEVAYLRFASVYQAFESLEDFESAIALLRHEAESKGTGGKSSQKSPL, from the coding sequence CGCGGGTGGTGGACAGCCGCATCGCCGACGACGGCTCCGCGATCCGCCGGCGCCGGCAGTGCCCCGAGTGCGGACGGCGCTTCACGACGGTGGAAACCACCAGCCTGACGGTCATCAAGCGCTCCGGGGTCGGTGAGCCGTTCAGCCGCAGCAAGGTCATCAATGGTGTCCGGAAGGCCTGCCAGGGCCGCCCCGTCACGGAGGACGACCTGGCAATGCTGGCCCAGGAGGTCGAGGAGAGCATCCGCGCCTCGGGAGCCGCCGAGATCGACGCCCACGAGGTGGGCCTTGCCATTCTCAACCCCCTGCAGCGCCTCGACGAGGTCGCCTACCTGCGCTTCGCCAGCGTCTACCAGGCATTTGAATCGCTGGAAGACTTCGAGTCGGCTATCGCCCTGCTCCGCCACGAAGCGGAGTCCAAGGGGACCGGTGGCAAGAGCTCGCAGAAGAGCCCGCTCTAG